From one Humulus lupulus chromosome 8, drHumLupu1.1, whole genome shotgun sequence genomic stretch:
- the LOC133796490 gene encoding shikimate O-hydroxycinnamoyltransferase-like — MMMMIKVKDTSIVKPAEKTPRRRLWLSILDLMNNPNHNPVVYFYRSNGATNFFDANILKQALSKVLVPFYPLAGRLGLDGGGRTEIDCNEEGVLFVTAETTAVIDDFGDFAPTPELRRLTPSVDYSLGISSYPLLLVQVTHFKCGGVSLGIGGDHHVLDGPSAFHFIESWSKIACGLDITIQPFLDRTLLQPRNPPQPLFQHIEYQPHNQQDATKVDTKVATFKITKEQLNTLKTKTIISMENGNNNIIKFFSTYEILAAHVWKCVCQAREQPDDQQTTLYFPVNGRFSNRLLPQLPPGYFGNVIFPATPTVRVGDLKTKPLSYAVTCIHEDLKKMDNDYLRSSIDYLELQSDVSSLRRGAHTYRNPNFGITSWVRLLSYEVDFGWGQPIYIGPGGILYEGKSYVLPSPTNDGSLLVGISCEPQHIKAFETLFYQI, encoded by the exons atgatgatgatgattaagGTGAAGGACACGAGTATCGTGAAGCCAGCGGAGAAGACTCCACGGCGGCGGCTTTGGCTGTCCATTTTGGACTTGATGAACAACCCTAATCACAATCCAGTCGTCTACTTCTACAGATCGAATGGAGCTACCAACTTTTTTGATGCCAATATTCTCAAACAAGCTCTTAGTAAGGTCCTCGTTCCATTCTATCCCTTGGCGGGTCGGTTAGGGCTCGACGGGGGTGGTCGGACTGAGATCGATTGTAACGAAGAAGGTGTCCTTTTCGTCACGGCGGAGACCACCGCTGTCATCGATGACTTTGGAGATTTTGCTCCCACGCCTGAGCTCCGGAGGCTCACTCCATCCGTTGACTACTCTCTTGGGATCTCTTCTTATCCCTTACTCTTGGTGCAG GTTACTCACTTTAAATGCGGTGGAGTGTCACTTGGTATTGGTGGTGACCATCATGTGCTAGATGGACCTTCTGCTTTTCACTTTATTGAATCATGGTCTAAAATTGCGTGTGGTCTCGACATTACTATTCAACCATTTTTAGATCGAACACTACTTCAACCTCGAAACCCACCTCAGCCTTTATTTCAACATATTGAATACCAACCTCATAATCAACAAGACGCTACTAAGGTTGACACTAAAGTTGCCACTTTTAAAATCACCAAAGAGCAACTAAACACCCTGAAAACCAAGACCATAATAAGCATGGAAAATGgtaataataatataatcaaaTTCTTCAGCACGTATGAGATTTTAGCAGCTCATGTTTGGAAATGTGTTTGCCAAGCACGTGAGCAACCTGACGATCAACAGACCACCTTATACTTCCCTGTCAATGGTAGATTCTCCAATAGATTGCTTCCTCAACTTCCACCTGGTTACTTTGGTAATGTGATTTTTCCAGCTACACCAACGGTTAGGGTAGGTGATCTCAAAACCAAACCACTATCCTATGCTGTAACCTGCATCCATGAAGATTTGAAGAAAATGGACAATGATTACTTAAGATCGAGTATTGACTATTTGGAGCTTCAGTCTGATGTGTCCTCCCTTAGGCGTGGGGCCCACACTTACAGGAATCCAAATTTCGGGATTACTAGTTGGGTTAGGCTGCTAAGCTACGAGGTTGATTTTGGATGGGGTCAACCAATTTACATAGGACCTGGTGGCATTTTATACGAGGGAAAATCATATGTTTTACCCAGTCCTACTAACGATGGGAGTTTATTGGTGGGCATATCTTGTGAACCACAACACATCAAAGCGTTTGAGACTTTGTTTTATCAAATATGA